Proteins encoded in a region of the Populus nigra chromosome 3, ddPopNigr1.1, whole genome shotgun sequence genome:
- the LOC133688728 gene encoding myosin-binding protein 3 isoform X1, which yields MFKCICYKRKESIFNSLLMDGNSSSLAPETNIAALKEALYTQQLLLQDLYTELDEEREASASAASEALSMILRLQGEKASLKLEASQYKRMEEEKMCHAEEALAVVEDLIYQRELEIASLEYQVQAYRYRLLSMGCNDLGVYENSFPENLLMQRNEPLSGNSGAKGNLRRFNSSPQVSSTDANYNKNSNERKRSLVPVPDPMEIDVEEIAIREVNDSEKKPGSSGADANSFWEQIKRLDERVKEISDNEDSGRNKSTIWKGGTWSPSLFSQMGIGTSGDATRKTNATHSDEVKLLQDSQEGVQDIFEVSQTSGSCKVPESSVKEHHKLTLEGENRLQKPDIVSKDILESPKKDERGLIKTIMLSTIHEKKLPKAREGTNVHRNLPPMSRPTFSFSNSQGEYQQLSQRVERLERARHNTRQEIIAEGEEGVNLLKEIREQLNSIQSEIRSLTTKKPHVPDEPPLKPLHEAMLYFWF from the exons ATGTTCAAATGCATTTGCTATAAG AGGAAAGAGTCAATATTTAATTCATTGCTTATGGATGGAAATAGTTCATCACTGGCGCCTGAAACTAATATTGCGGCTCTGAAAGAAGCCCTTTATACACAGCAACTTCTTCTACAAGACCTTTACACTGAGTTAGATGAAGAACGAGAAGCCTCAGCCTCTGCAGCAAGCGAAGCTTTATCCATGATATTGCGGCTGCAAGGAGAAAAGGCCTCACTGAAGTTGGAAGCAAGCCAATATAAGAGAATGGAAGAGGAAAAGATGTGTCATGCAGAAGAGGCTCTGGCAGTTGTCGAAGATCTCATATATCAGAGAGAATTGGAGATTGCATCTCTTGAATACCAGGTTCAGGCTTATAGGTACAGACTACTGAGCATGGGCTGTAATGATTTGGGTGTGTATGAGAATTCATTTCCAGAGAATCTGTTAATGCAAAGAAACGAACCTTTATCTGGGAATAGTGGTGCCAAGGGAAATTTAAGGAGATTTAACTCTTCACCTCAGGTTTCTTCTACGGATgctaattacaataaaaattctaatgaaagaaagagatcTTTAGTCCCAGTGCCAGATCCAATGGAAATCGATGTGGAGGAAATTGCAATTCGCGAAGTTAATGATTCGGAGAAGAAACCAGGGAGTTCTGGTGCAGACGCGAATTCCTTCTGGGAGCAGATCAAAAGGTTGGATGAAAGGGTAAAAGAAATTTCGGACAACGAAGATTCTGGTAGAAATAAATCAACGATCTGGAAGGGTGGAACTTGGTCTCCGTCATTGTTTTCACAAATGGGAATTGGAACATCTGGCGAcgcaacaagaaaaacaaatgctACTCATTCGGACGAAGTTAAGCTGCTTCAAGATTCACAGGAAGGTGTTCAGGATATTTTTGAAGTCTCTCAAACTTCCGGGAGTTGCAAAGTTCCTGAATCTTCAGTGAAAGAGCATCACAAATTGACTTTGGAAGGTGAAAACAGGCTTCAAAAGCCAGATATAGTATCCAAGGATATTCTCGAATCAcctaaaaaagatgaaagaggCCTGATAAAGACGATCATGCTTTCTACGATCCATGAGAAGAAATTACCCAAGGCAAGAGAAGGGACAAATGTTCACCGAAATTTGCCTCCTATGAGCCGCCCAACATTTAGTTTCAGCAATTCTCAAGGTGAGTATCAACAGCTGAGTCAGAGAGTTGAGAGGCTCGAGAGAGCAAGACACAATACAAGGCAAGAAATTATTGCTGAAGGAGAAGAGGGAGTGAATTTGTTGAAAGAGATACGTGAACAGCTCAATTCAATACAGTCTGAGATTAGAAGTTTGACAACGAAAAAACCCCATGTTCCTGATGAGCCACCTTTAAAACCTCTACATGAG GCAATGCTATACTTTTGGTTTTAA
- the LOC133688728 gene encoding myosin-binding protein 3 isoform X2 — MDGNSSSLAPETNIAALKEALYTQQLLLQDLYTELDEEREASASAASEALSMILRLQGEKASLKLEASQYKRMEEEKMCHAEEALAVVEDLIYQRELEIASLEYQVQAYRYRLLSMGCNDLGVYENSFPENLLMQRNEPLSGNSGAKGNLRRFNSSPQVSSTDANYNKNSNERKRSLVPVPDPMEIDVEEIAIREVNDSEKKPGSSGADANSFWEQIKRLDERVKEISDNEDSGRNKSTIWKGGTWSPSLFSQMGIGTSGDATRKTNATHSDEVKLLQDSQEGVQDIFEVSQTSGSCKVPESSVKEHHKLTLEGENRLQKPDIVSKDILESPKKDERGLIKTIMLSTIHEKKLPKAREGTNVHRNLPPMSRPTFSFSNSQGEYQQLSQRVERLERARHNTRQEIIAEGEEGVNLLKEIREQLNSIQSEIRSLTTKKPHVPDEPPLKPLHEAMLYFWF, encoded by the exons ATGGATGGAAATAGTTCATCACTGGCGCCTGAAACTAATATTGCGGCTCTGAAAGAAGCCCTTTATACACAGCAACTTCTTCTACAAGACCTTTACACTGAGTTAGATGAAGAACGAGAAGCCTCAGCCTCTGCAGCAAGCGAAGCTTTATCCATGATATTGCGGCTGCAAGGAGAAAAGGCCTCACTGAAGTTGGAAGCAAGCCAATATAAGAGAATGGAAGAGGAAAAGATGTGTCATGCAGAAGAGGCTCTGGCAGTTGTCGAAGATCTCATATATCAGAGAGAATTGGAGATTGCATCTCTTGAATACCAGGTTCAGGCTTATAGGTACAGACTACTGAGCATGGGCTGTAATGATTTGGGTGTGTATGAGAATTCATTTCCAGAGAATCTGTTAATGCAAAGAAACGAACCTTTATCTGGGAATAGTGGTGCCAAGGGAAATTTAAGGAGATTTAACTCTTCACCTCAGGTTTCTTCTACGGATgctaattacaataaaaattctaatgaaagaaagagatcTTTAGTCCCAGTGCCAGATCCAATGGAAATCGATGTGGAGGAAATTGCAATTCGCGAAGTTAATGATTCGGAGAAGAAACCAGGGAGTTCTGGTGCAGACGCGAATTCCTTCTGGGAGCAGATCAAAAGGTTGGATGAAAGGGTAAAAGAAATTTCGGACAACGAAGATTCTGGTAGAAATAAATCAACGATCTGGAAGGGTGGAACTTGGTCTCCGTCATTGTTTTCACAAATGGGAATTGGAACATCTGGCGAcgcaacaagaaaaacaaatgctACTCATTCGGACGAAGTTAAGCTGCTTCAAGATTCACAGGAAGGTGTTCAGGATATTTTTGAAGTCTCTCAAACTTCCGGGAGTTGCAAAGTTCCTGAATCTTCAGTGAAAGAGCATCACAAATTGACTTTGGAAGGTGAAAACAGGCTTCAAAAGCCAGATATAGTATCCAAGGATATTCTCGAATCAcctaaaaaagatgaaagaggCCTGATAAAGACGATCATGCTTTCTACGATCCATGAGAAGAAATTACCCAAGGCAAGAGAAGGGACAAATGTTCACCGAAATTTGCCTCCTATGAGCCGCCCAACATTTAGTTTCAGCAATTCTCAAGGTGAGTATCAACAGCTGAGTCAGAGAGTTGAGAGGCTCGAGAGAGCAAGACACAATACAAGGCAAGAAATTATTGCTGAAGGAGAAGAGGGAGTGAATTTGTTGAAAGAGATACGTGAACAGCTCAATTCAATACAGTCTGAGATTAGAAGTTTGACAACGAAAAAACCCCATGTTCCTGATGAGCCACCTTTAAAACCTCTACATGAG GCAATGCTATACTTTTGGTTTTAA